A single Drosophila miranda strain MSH22 chromosome XR, D.miranda_PacBio2.1, whole genome shotgun sequence DNA region contains:
- the LOC117186680 gene encoding cytosol aminopeptidase-like yields the protein MMLRVVRRLVHPAFRQRLRPRPQAIQRRSASQAVNQMLQLQQMDMCADPPSRGLVVGVFADETDRNDSGILTPAGWRYNVQKTAGRLLEVLRMSGPMPKRGEARLFFAIEPERIPYYSVVAVVGLGKECLGYNPYEVLDEQKEAIRRSVAAACRILAELDTDRIEVENCGHAESAAEGAALGIWLYQELRNLQNRIPVPSLDLYATKDEVCDLEGWRIGLQKAAAQNLTRQLQEMPSNLLTPTAFAQNVVEVLCKSGVNVEVKVEGWAESQSMHAFLAVGKASCEPPIFLELSYYGTCAEERPIVLVGQGVTYDAGGLCLKEKHELFHMRGDMTGAAVVVACCRAVAGLRLPVNIRGLIPLCENVVGCNSVRPGDMVKSMNGKTIEIQCTDHEDVLVLADALLYAQNFCPKCIIDVGTCSGYMRQALDESAAGVFTNSEILWQQIKHASMHTGDRVWRFPLWKYYSKAVRAGGRSDVQNYGIDRGGRPCKAAAFLRDFVPCGQWMHIDATNVMVTKGFEYEYLRKGMAGRPTRTLVEFIAQTICKDTAPRLAK from the exons ATGATGCTTCGCGTTGTACGTCGGCTGGTCCATCCGGCCTTCCGGCAGCGCCTGCGACCACGTCCCCAGGCTATCCAGCGCCGCTCCGCCTCGCAGGCGGTAAACCAGATGTTGCAGCTCCAGCAGATGGATATGTGTGCGGATCCTCCATCGCGCGGACTTGTGGTCGGCGTGTTCGCCGACGAAACGGACCGCAATGATTCTGGCATCCTCACCCCGGCCGGTTGGCGGTACAATGTCCAGAAGACTGCCGGCCGATTGCTAGAGGTCCTCCGCATGTCCGGACCCATGCCCAAGCGGGGCGAGGCTCGCCTTTTCTTCGCGATCGAGCCAGAGCGCATCCCCTATTACTCTGTGGTGGCTGTGGTCGGCCTCGGCAAGGAGTGCCTCGGCTACAATCCCTACGAGGTGCTCGACGAACAGAAAGAGGCGATCCGTCGCTCCGTGGCCGCCGCCTGCCGCATCCTGGCCGAGCTGGACACCGACAGAATCGAAGTTGAAAACTGCGGCCACGCCGAGTCCGCCGCCGAGGGGGCCGCATTGGGCATCTGGCTCTACCAGGAGCTGCGCAACCTACAGAACAGGATTCCAGTGCCGTCGCTGGACTTGTACGCAACAAAGGACGAGGTCTGCGACCTCGAAGGATGGCGAATTGGTCTGCAGAAGGCAGCCGCCCAGAACCTGACGAGACAGCTGCAGGAGATGCCCTCCAACctcctcacacccacagccTTTGCGCAGAATGTCGTCGAGGTGCTTTGCAAGTCCGGTGTCAATGTGGAGGTCAAAGTCGAGGGCTGGGCCGAGAGCCAGTCGATGCACGCCTTCCTGGCTGTGGGCAAGGCCTCGTGCGAGCCACCCATCTTCCTGGAGCTGAGTTACTACGGCACTTGTGCCGAGGAGCGTCCCATTGTGCTGGTGGGCCAAGGCGTGACGTACGATGCTGGAGGATTGTGCCTGAAAGAGAAACATGAGCTCTTCCATATGCGTGGGGACATGACCGGGGCCGCCGTTGTGGTGGCCTGTTGTCGAGCTGTGGCTGGCCTGCGTTTACCG GTCAACATTCGCGGCCTGATACCTCTTTGTGAAAACGTAGTGGGCTGCAATTCGGTCCGTCCTGGGGACATGGTCAAGTCCATGAACGGCAAGACCATCGAGATCCAGTGCACCGATCACGAGGATGTACTGGTCCTGGCAGACGCCCTGCTGTATGCGCAAAACTTCTGTCCCAAGTGCATCATTGACGTCGGCACCTGCTCGGGCTACATGCGCCAGGCCCTGGATGAGTCGGCTGCGGGGGTCTTTACCAACTCGGAGATCCTGTGGCAGCAGATCAAGCACGCCAGCATGCACACCGGAGATCGCGTGTGGCGCTTCCCATTGTGGAAATATTACAGCAAGGCCGTGCGTGCCGGGGGACGCAGCGATGTGCAGAACTACGGCATTGACCGAGGTGGACGTCCCTGCAAGGCCGCTGCCTTTCTCCGTGACTTTGTGCCCTGCGGCCAGTGGATGCATATT GATGCTACAAATGTGATGGTGACAAAGGGCTTCGAATACGAGTATCTGCGCAAGGGAATGGCCGGCCGCCCGACCCGAACACTGGTGGAGTTTATTGCTCAGACGATTTGCAAGGATACGGCCCCACGTTTGGCCAAGTAA
- the LOC117185882 gene encoding TBC1 domain family member 13 isoform X3 encodes MSIFKARVKEFDDALAQDVVDLKELRRLTFNGVPDVQSFRALSWKLLLGYLGPRRSSWTTTLAQKRALYKQFIEELVLPPGHSCNGAGAGEGDGDGDVAVDSRGVGLQDHPLSEGPESAWNTFFNDNEFLLQIDKDVRRLCPDISFFQQPTEYPCDIVVHSKGEHGRRLHERVVPTVLSSANVERKGLGMTKQINLITKRSVETYAAMEDGQEAHWEVVQRILFIYAKLNPGQGYVQGMNEIVGPIYYVMASDPDLSYRAHAEADCFFCFTALMSEIRDFFIKTLDDAEGGIKFMMGLLSNMLKTKDIYIYEHLKSQELHPQYYSFRWLTLLLSQEFPLPDVLRIWDSVFSDEQRFNFLIKICCSMILIQREAILENDFASNVKLLQNYPPIDINVVITHAVSLA; translated from the exons ATGTCTATTTTCAAGGCGCG TGTTAAAGAGTTCGATGATGCGCTGGCCCAGGATGTGGTTGACCTAAAGGAGCTGCGCAGACTGACGTTTAATG GTGTGCCCGATGTGCAAAGCTTCCGTGCACTCAGCTGGAAACTGCTGTTGGGCTACTTGGGACCAAGGCGCAGCAGTTGGACGACCACGCTGGCCCAGAAGCGAGCCCTGTACAAGCAATTCATTGAGGAATTGGTACTCCCCCCGGGACACAGCTGCAATGGAGCGGGAGCTGGAGAAGgcgacggggacggggacgtcGCTGTTGATTCAAGGGGCGTTGGCCTGCAAGATCATCCGCTTAGCGAGGGGCCAGAAAGCGCCTGGAACACATTCTTCAATGACAACGAATTTCTGCTGCAGATCGACAAAGATGTGAGGCGCCTGTGCCCCGACATCTCGTTCTTTCAACAGCCCACAGAGTATCCCTGTGACATTGTGGTGCACAGTAAAGGCGAGCACGGGCGGCGGCTTCACGAGCGGGTAGTGCCCACGGTGCTCAGCTCGGCGAACGTCGAGCGCAAGGGCTTGGGCATGACCAAG CAA ATCAATTTAATCACAAAGCGTTCGGTGGAGACCTATGCCGCCATGGAGGACGGCCAGGAGGCCCACTGGGAGGTTGTGCAGCGCATCCTATTCATCTATGCCAAGCTGAATCCGGGCCAGGGGTACGTACAGGGCATGAATGAGATTGTCGGACCCATCTACTATGTGATGGCCTCGGATCCGGATCTCTCGTACCGCGCCCACGCGGAGGCAGACTGTTTCTTCTGCTTCACGGCTCTAATGAGCGAGATACGCGACTTCTTCATCAAGACTCTGGACGATGCGGAGGGTGGCATAAAGTTCATGATGGGCCTGCTATCCAACATGCTGAAGACTAAAGATATATACATCTACGAGCATCTGAAGAGCCAAGAGCTGCATCCGCAGTACTATAGCTTTAGGTGGCTCACCCTCCTGCTCTCGCAGGAGTTTCCACTGCCCGATGTGCTGCGAATTTGGGATTCGGTATTCTCGGACGAGCAGCGCTTTAATTTTCTCATCAAAATCTGCTGTTCCATGATATT AATCCAAAGGGAAGCAATTTTGGAGAACGACTTTGCCTCGAATGTGAAGCTGCTGCAAAACTATCCACCCATTGACATAAACGTTGTGATTACTCATGCAGTCTCCCTGGCGTAG
- the LOC117185882 gene encoding TBC1 domain family member 13 isoform X2 codes for MSIFKARVKEFDDALAQDVVDLKELRRLTFNGVPDVQSFRALSWKLLLGYLGPRRSSWTTTLAQKRALYKQFIEELVLPPGHSCNGAGAGEGDGDGDVAVDSRGVGLQDHPLSEGPESAWNTFFNDNEFLLQIDKDVRRLCPDISFFQQPTEYPCDIVVHSKGEHGRRLHERVVPTVLSSANVERKGLGMTKQQINLITKRSVETYAAMEDGQEAHWEVVQRILFIYAKLNPGQGYVQGMNEIVGPIYYVMASDPDLSYRAHAEADCFFCFTALMSEIRDFFIKTLDDAEGGIKFMMGLLSNMLKTKDIYIYEHLKSQELHPQYYSFRWLTLLLSQEFPLPDVLRIWDSVFSDEQRFNFLIKICCSMILIQREAILENDFASNVKLLQNYPPIDINVVITHAVSLA; via the exons ATGTCTATTTTCAAGGCGCG TGTTAAAGAGTTCGATGATGCGCTGGCCCAGGATGTGGTTGACCTAAAGGAGCTGCGCAGACTGACGTTTAATG GTGTGCCCGATGTGCAAAGCTTCCGTGCACTCAGCTGGAAACTGCTGTTGGGCTACTTGGGACCAAGGCGCAGCAGTTGGACGACCACGCTGGCCCAGAAGCGAGCCCTGTACAAGCAATTCATTGAGGAATTGGTACTCCCCCCGGGACACAGCTGCAATGGAGCGGGAGCTGGAGAAGgcgacggggacggggacgtcGCTGTTGATTCAAGGGGCGTTGGCCTGCAAGATCATCCGCTTAGCGAGGGGCCAGAAAGCGCCTGGAACACATTCTTCAATGACAACGAATTTCTGCTGCAGATCGACAAAGATGTGAGGCGCCTGTGCCCCGACATCTCGTTCTTTCAACAGCCCACAGAGTATCCCTGTGACATTGTGGTGCACAGTAAAGGCGAGCACGGGCGGCGGCTTCACGAGCGGGTAGTGCCCACGGTGCTCAGCTCGGCGAACGTCGAGCGCAAGGGCTTGGGCATGACCAAG CAGCAA ATCAATTTAATCACAAAGCGTTCGGTGGAGACCTATGCCGCCATGGAGGACGGCCAGGAGGCCCACTGGGAGGTTGTGCAGCGCATCCTATTCATCTATGCCAAGCTGAATCCGGGCCAGGGGTACGTACAGGGCATGAATGAGATTGTCGGACCCATCTACTATGTGATGGCCTCGGATCCGGATCTCTCGTACCGCGCCCACGCGGAGGCAGACTGTTTCTTCTGCTTCACGGCTCTAATGAGCGAG ATACGCGACTTCTTCATCAAGACTCTGGACGATGCGGAGGGTGGCATAAAGTTCATGATGGGCCTGCTATCCAACATGCTGAAGACTAAAGATATATACATCTACGAGCATCTGAAGAGCCAAGAGCTGCATCCGCAGTACTATAGCTTTAGGTGGCTCACCCTCCTGCTCTCGCAGGAGTTTCCACTGCCCGATGTGCTGCGAATTTGGGATTCGGTATTCTCGGACGAGCAGCGCTTTAATTTTCTCATCAAAATCTGCTGTTCCATGATATT
- the LOC117185882 gene encoding TBC1 domain family member 13 isoform X1 encodes MSIFKARVKEFDDALAQDVVDLKELRRLTFNGVPDVQSFRALSWKLLLGYLGPRRSSWTTTLAQKRALYKQFIEELVLPPGHSCNGAGAGEGDGDGDVAVDSRGVGLQDHPLSEGPESAWNTFFNDNEFLLQIDKDVRRLCPDISFFQQPTEYPCDIVVHSKGEHGRRLHERVVPTVLSSANVERKGLGMTKQQINLITKRSVETYAAMEDGQEAHWEVVQRILFIYAKLNPGQGYVQGMNEIVGPIYYVMASDPDLSYRAHAEADCFFCFTALMSEIRDFFIKTLDDAEGGIKFMMGLLSNMLKTKDIYIYEHLKSQELHPQYYSFRWLTLLLSQEFPLPDVLRIWDSVFSDEQRFNFLIKICCSMILIQREAILENDFASNVKLLQNYPPIDINVVITHAVSLA; translated from the exons ATGTCTATTTTCAAGGCGCG TGTTAAAGAGTTCGATGATGCGCTGGCCCAGGATGTGGTTGACCTAAAGGAGCTGCGCAGACTGACGTTTAATG GTGTGCCCGATGTGCAAAGCTTCCGTGCACTCAGCTGGAAACTGCTGTTGGGCTACTTGGGACCAAGGCGCAGCAGTTGGACGACCACGCTGGCCCAGAAGCGAGCCCTGTACAAGCAATTCATTGAGGAATTGGTACTCCCCCCGGGACACAGCTGCAATGGAGCGGGAGCTGGAGAAGgcgacggggacggggacgtcGCTGTTGATTCAAGGGGCGTTGGCCTGCAAGATCATCCGCTTAGCGAGGGGCCAGAAAGCGCCTGGAACACATTCTTCAATGACAACGAATTTCTGCTGCAGATCGACAAAGATGTGAGGCGCCTGTGCCCCGACATCTCGTTCTTTCAACAGCCCACAGAGTATCCCTGTGACATTGTGGTGCACAGTAAAGGCGAGCACGGGCGGCGGCTTCACGAGCGGGTAGTGCCCACGGTGCTCAGCTCGGCGAACGTCGAGCGCAAGGGCTTGGGCATGACCAAG CAGCAA ATCAATTTAATCACAAAGCGTTCGGTGGAGACCTATGCCGCCATGGAGGACGGCCAGGAGGCCCACTGGGAGGTTGTGCAGCGCATCCTATTCATCTATGCCAAGCTGAATCCGGGCCAGGGGTACGTACAGGGCATGAATGAGATTGTCGGACCCATCTACTATGTGATGGCCTCGGATCCGGATCTCTCGTACCGCGCCCACGCGGAGGCAGACTGTTTCTTCTGCTTCACGGCTCTAATGAGCGAGATACGCGACTTCTTCATCAAGACTCTGGACGATGCGGAGGGTGGCATAAAGTTCATGATGGGCCTGCTATCCAACATGCTGAAGACTAAAGATATATACATCTACGAGCATCTGAAGAGCCAAGAGCTGCATCCGCAGTACTATAGCTTTAGGTGGCTCACCCTCCTGCTCTCGCAGGAGTTTCCACTGCCCGATGTGCTGCGAATTTGGGATTCGGTATTCTCGGACGAGCAGCGCTTTAATTTTCTCATCAAAATCTGCTGTTCCATGATATT AATCCAAAGGGAAGCAATTTTGGAGAACGACTTTGCCTCGAATGTGAAGCTGCTGCAAAACTATCCACCCATTGACATAAACGTTGTGATTACTCATGCAGTCTCCCTGGCGTAG
- the LOC117185882 gene encoding TBC1 domain family member 13 isoform X4, giving the protein MSIFKARVKEFDDALAQDVVDLKELRRLTFNGVPDVQSFRALSWKLLLGYLGPRRSSWTTTLAQKRALYKQFIEELVLPPGHSCNGAGAGEGDGDGDVAVDSRGVGLQDHPLSEGPESAWNTFFNDNEFLLQIDKDVRRLCPDISFFQQPTEYPCDIVVHSKGEHGRRLHERVVPTVLSSANVERKGLGMTKINLITKRSVETYAAMEDGQEAHWEVVQRILFIYAKLNPGQGYVQGMNEIVGPIYYVMASDPDLSYRAHAEADCFFCFTALMSEIRDFFIKTLDDAEGGIKFMMGLLSNMLKTKDIYIYEHLKSQELHPQYYSFRWLTLLLSQEFPLPDVLRIWDSVFSDEQRFNFLIKICCSMILIQREAILENDFASNVKLLQNYPPIDINVVITHAVSLA; this is encoded by the exons ATGTCTATTTTCAAGGCGCG TGTTAAAGAGTTCGATGATGCGCTGGCCCAGGATGTGGTTGACCTAAAGGAGCTGCGCAGACTGACGTTTAATG GTGTGCCCGATGTGCAAAGCTTCCGTGCACTCAGCTGGAAACTGCTGTTGGGCTACTTGGGACCAAGGCGCAGCAGTTGGACGACCACGCTGGCCCAGAAGCGAGCCCTGTACAAGCAATTCATTGAGGAATTGGTACTCCCCCCGGGACACAGCTGCAATGGAGCGGGAGCTGGAGAAGgcgacggggacggggacgtcGCTGTTGATTCAAGGGGCGTTGGCCTGCAAGATCATCCGCTTAGCGAGGGGCCAGAAAGCGCCTGGAACACATTCTTCAATGACAACGAATTTCTGCTGCAGATCGACAAAGATGTGAGGCGCCTGTGCCCCGACATCTCGTTCTTTCAACAGCCCACAGAGTATCCCTGTGACATTGTGGTGCACAGTAAAGGCGAGCACGGGCGGCGGCTTCACGAGCGGGTAGTGCCCACGGTGCTCAGCTCGGCGAACGTCGAGCGCAAGGGCTTGGGCATGACCAAG ATCAATTTAATCACAAAGCGTTCGGTGGAGACCTATGCCGCCATGGAGGACGGCCAGGAGGCCCACTGGGAGGTTGTGCAGCGCATCCTATTCATCTATGCCAAGCTGAATCCGGGCCAGGGGTACGTACAGGGCATGAATGAGATTGTCGGACCCATCTACTATGTGATGGCCTCGGATCCGGATCTCTCGTACCGCGCCCACGCGGAGGCAGACTGTTTCTTCTGCTTCACGGCTCTAATGAGCGAGATACGCGACTTCTTCATCAAGACTCTGGACGATGCGGAGGGTGGCATAAAGTTCATGATGGGCCTGCTATCCAACATGCTGAAGACTAAAGATATATACATCTACGAGCATCTGAAGAGCCAAGAGCTGCATCCGCAGTACTATAGCTTTAGGTGGCTCACCCTCCTGCTCTCGCAGGAGTTTCCACTGCCCGATGTGCTGCGAATTTGGGATTCGGTATTCTCGGACGAGCAGCGCTTTAATTTTCTCATCAAAATCTGCTGTTCCATGATATT AATCCAAAGGGAAGCAATTTTGGAGAACGACTTTGCCTCGAATGTGAAGCTGCTGCAAAACTATCCACCCATTGACATAAACGTTGTGATTACTCATGCAGTCTCCCTGGCGTAG